In one Hymenobacter sp. DG25B genomic region, the following are encoded:
- a CDS encoding four helix bundle protein, with amino-acid sequence MFDQEKQPFQLADQIRRSGTSIGANLEEALGGLSRKDFIAKCGISYKEARETLYWLRLLRDTDYIDATQADSY; translated from the coding sequence ATTTTTGATCAGGAAAAGCAGCCATTTCAACTAGCCGACCAGATACGCCGCAGCGGGACTTCTATAGGGGCCAATTTGGAAGAAGCCTTGGGTGGCCTTTCCCGCAAGGATTTCATAGCCAAGTGTGGCATCAGTTATAAAGAGGCCCGGGAAACCCTTTACTGGCTCCGTTTGCTGCGTGACACTGATTATATCGAC